A segment of the Sphingopyxis macrogoltabida genome:
ATCACGGTGAGGTATTCACTCCCCCGTGGCTCGTCGAAAAGATGCTCGATATCGTCAAAGGCGAGACGGAGCGCATCGACGCGCGCTTTCTTGAACCTGCCTGCGGCAGCGGCAATTTCCTGGTGCCGATCCTTCAGCGCAAGCTTGCGGCAGTGCAACTGAAATTCGGTAAGTCTGAATTCGAGCGGCGCCACTACGCGCTGTTTGGCCTTATGTGCTGCTACGGTATCGAGCTGCTGCCCGACAATATCGCCGAATGCCGCGCGAACATGCTGGAGGTCTTTGCTGACTATCTCGGCGTCGGCCAGCAGGACGAGGCCTATCGCGCCGCCTCCTTCGTGCTGACGCTCAATCTCGTCCATGGCGATGCCATGACCATGCGCGACACAGCGGGCGCGCCGATCAGCGTCGTGGAGTGGGGCTATTTAGGAAAGGGCAAGTTCCAGAGGCGGGATTTCCGGCTCGATGTGCTCACCGGAATGGCAAGTTTCAGCGCCGAGGACTCGCTCTTCGCCAGCCTCGGGAAGCACGAAATCTTCACGCCCACATCATCATATCCGCCGATGTCGCTTGGCGACCTCGCGGCAATGTGACGGCGGTACAGGGGGAAAAGAATGAACGAACAGGCGGGATTCACATTGCGGGGGCGCAATCCCGACGTTTTGACCTGCATCGCCAACCTGTCGAACGACGAGGTGTTTACGCCGCCGGAGTTCGCCAACCGGATGCTGGACACACTGGCCGAGGCGTGGGCAACGGCCAATGACGGGGCGAGCATATGGGGAAATCGAAATGTTCGATTCCTCGACCCCTTCACCAAGTCTGGCGTCTTCCTGCGCGAGATCACCACGCGGCTGATTGCTGGGCTGGCCGATGAAATCCCAGAGCTGCAGGAGCGGGTCGATCATATCCTGACCCGCCAGGTTTTTGGCATCGGCATCACTAAACTCACTAGCCTGTTGGCGCGACGCAGCCTTTATTGCTCGAAGTATGCCAACGGCGAACATTCGGTCGCCAGCAGCTTCAAGACGGAAGTCGGTAACATCTGGTTTGAGCGGATCGAGCACACCTGGAACGGAGGGAAGTGCTCGTTCTGCGGTGCGCCCCGCTCCCTCTTTGACCGCGACAAAGGCCTGGAGAACCACGCCTATGCTCTCATTCACACCAACAACATAAAAGCTCGCATTGGAGAGCTGTTCGGAGCCGACATGCAGTTCGATGTACTTATCGGAAACCCTCCCTATCAGATGACCGGCGGGGCTGGCGGAACAAGTGATTCATCTATCTATCATCTGTTCGTTGAGCAGGCGATGGCGCTGGAGCCAAGATATATTTCGATGGTAATTCCATCTCGCTGGATGGCAGGTGGCCGTGGGATGGATGATTTTCGTCAGGCTTTCCTGAGCGGCGGTCATCTGAAGGAATTAGTTGACTTTCCCGCGTCGGCGGAAGTTTTCCCTGGTGTCGAAATCAAGGCCGGCATCTGCTATTTCCTATGGGATAGGGCACATAAGGGGAAGTGCAATGTCACGACGTTTCGCGGCGGCGAAGCCATCGGTCCTATAGCACGCAAACTTGATGAGTATGACATCTTTGTTCGTGATGGACGAGCGCTATCAATTCTTCATAAGGTTCTTTCACACGATGAGGTTCCTATAAACAGCATTTTAAGCCGAGATACCGCCTTTGGCCTTGCCTCAAATTTTGCTCAATTTCGCGCGACTGAGCGCGATGGCGATGTGGCACTTTTTTTCATTCAGAGGATGAAGAGAGGCGTCGGGTACGTAGCTCGTGATACCATAAGGAAGAGTATTCCTCTCATCGACAAGTGGAAGCTTCTCGTACCGGAAGCTTATAATGGTGGCGACGCGGTTCCACATCAAATACTTGGCAAGCCTGTTGTTGCCCCACCTAACTCAGTGTGCACTCAGTCATTTCTTGTATTTAGCGTTGATACTCAACAAGAGGCTGAGAGTGTGCGATCGTACTACTCCACGCGCTTGTTTAGGTTTCTGGTGTCTCAACGAAAAATAACTCAGCATGCGCTGAACTCAACTTACTCATGGGTCCCAATGCAGACATGGGACACGACTTGGACGGATGAGATGCTGTACGAGAAATATGGCATTTCAGCGGACGAGCAGGCTTACATCGAGTCTCAAGTTCGCGCGATGGATGTCGGCGATGGCGAGTAAGCCCGCAATTGAGGAAATCCTCACCCCAAAGCCGGAAGCACGCCCCCGCATCTACGCCTATTCGATCGCATCCGACACACACAGCGGCCTTCTCAAGGTCGGTCAGACCACTCGCGACGTGACGCAGCGTGTCTCGGAGCAGCTCAAGACGGCCGCGATCACCAATTACACGATCGAGCTGGACGAAAACGGGGAGCGTGATGATGGCGGCATCATCACCGATCACGCAGTGCGTGAAGCCCTAAAGCGAAAGGGTTTTGCCAATCCGCAGCTCGAATGGATGCGCTGCACGGTGGCCGACGTGAAAACCGTGCTCGCAGAGCTGCGCTCAGGCCAGCAATTCACCGGCACTCACCATGAGGATTTCCCGCCGCGCAAAGAGCAGGCGGAAGCGGTCGATCAGACCTACGCCTATTTCCGCTCCCGCTGGGAACAGGACCCCAAGGCGGTGCCGCGCTTCCTCTGGAACGCGAAGATGCGGTTCGGCAAGACGTTCACGTCCTACCAGCTCGCCAAGAAGCTTGGAGCGAAGCGGGTACTGGTCCTGACGTTCAAGCCAGCGGTCGAGGATGCGTGGCAGGCCGACCTGGAAAACCATCGGGATTTCGATGGCTGGCAGTATCTCTCCCGCAAATCGGGGCGCGACCCGAGCCAGATTGATCCCGAAAAGCCCGTGGTATTCTTCGGCTCTTTCCAGGACCTCCTTGGCCGCGACAAGGCCGGAAATATCAAGGCCCGCCATGAGTGGGTGCATACGACGAATTGGGATTTGGTCGTGTTCGACGAATACCATTTCGGCGCCTGGCGGGAGACGGCCAAGGAGCTGTTCGAGGGCGAGGAAGAGGCAGTCGCCAAGAAGGAGACCAGCCTTGAGTATGCAGCAGACCTCGAAGACGTGAACGAGGATCTCGGCGTCCTCTCAGAGAGCGAGGCCGAGTTCCTGCCGATCACGACACGGGCTTACCTCTATCTCTCGGGAACGCCTTTCAAGGCCCTGGCCACCGGCGAGTTCATCGAGGAGCAGATTTTCAACTGGACCTACACCGACGAGCAGAAGGCCAAGGCCGCGTTTGCGGCCAAAAATCCCGGTAAGCGGAACCCCTACGGGGCGTTGCCGCAGATGCGCCTGCTGACCTACCAGATGCCTGACGAGCTGCTGGCAATCGCCAGCGCAGGCGAGTTCGACGAGTTCGACCTGAACGCCTTTTTCAGTGCAACAGGTACGGGCGACGCGGCGGAGTTCAAGTTCAAGAACGATGTCCAGAAGTGGCTCGACATCATCCGCGGCGGCTATGCGCCGCAGACGGTCAAGAGCCTCAAGGCCGGCACCAGGCCGCCATTCCCCTATTCGGACGTGCGGCTGCTGCCCTATCTGCAACACTCCTTCTGGTTTTTGCCGAACGTGGCCGCCTGCCACGCCATGGCTAACCTGCTCAAGGAGCGGCAGAACACCTTCTGGCACGATTACAACGTGATCGTGTCCGCCGGTGCGACGGCAGGGATCGGCCTCGACGCGCTGCCGCCGGTGCGCGAAGCGATCGGCAGCGGCTTTGACACCAAGACGATCACTCTGTCCTGCGGCAAGCTCACCACCGGCGTCACCGTCGCGCAGTGGTCGTCGATCCTGATGTTGCGGAACCTTAAGTCGCCGGAAACCTACTTTCAGGCGGCGTTCCGGGTGCAATCGCCATGGTCGATCAAGAACCCCAACGGGGATGATCCGAACGAGGAAGAGGTCCTCAAGCCGGTCTGCTTCGTATTCGATTTCGCCCCGACGCGCGCGCTGCGCCAGCTCTCGGAATACGGCATTGGCCTTTCGCCTGGCGAGGCCAATCCCGAGAATGCTGTCCGCGAGCTGGTCTCGTTCCTCCCTGTGCTCGCCTATGACGGCGCGAACATGACACAGATCGATGCCGGCGGTATCCTCGATATCGCCATGGCTGGGACCTCGGCCACGCTGCTCGCGCGCAAGTGGGAATCGGCGTTGCTGGTCAATGTCGACAACGACACGCTCCGTCGTGTTCTGGACAATCCCGAAGCAATGGCCGCCGTCGAGCGGATCGAAGGATGGCGGTCTCTCGGGGACAACATCATCGAGACGATCATCAACAAGAGCGAGACGGTTAAAGACCTTAAAGCCAAGGCGAAGGAAAAGGGGGGCGAGCTGTCTGCGAAAGAGAAGAAGGAGCTGACGGACGAGGAGAAGGAGTACAAATCGAAGCGCAAGCTGGTGCAGGAGAAGCTGATCAAGTTTGCCACACGCATTCCGGCCTTCATGTACCTGACGGATTTTCGCGAAAATACGCTTCAAGATGTCATCACCAAATTGGAGCCCGAGCTGTTCCAATCGGTAACGGGCCTGACGGTCGCGGACTTTCACCTGCTCGTGCGGCTTAAGGTGTTCAACACGGAGCGCATGAACGAAGCAGTGTTCGCCTTCCGGCGATATGAGGACGCCTCGCTCCGGTATACCGGCATCGAAAGCCACGAAGGGCTGACGCATTATGGCCTTTACGACACCGTGGTTGCAAAGGACGAGGCAGCCTGACCAGAAAACCCTAAGCCTGACCATACATTAGTTTACATATTTTGCATTTGGGTTGACATTTCTACCCTTCAGTGACACAATAATGGGTATGGAAGTTGACAAGTCCCTTGTATCTGCGCTGATCGAAGCCGCCATGTCGGCGAATTACACCGGAGTCCGCCGTATCGGCGGCCAGATCGCCAAAAGCCTAGCGGAACAAGACGACCTGGAGGGCGCGAAGGCCCTCCAGTCGCTGCTCCGGAAGCGTGGCGTCCCCCTTCAAGCTTCGGGCTATGCCGAGGCGCTTCCGCGTGACGCAGGATCGCGACTACCCCTCATTGAAGAGGGGCAATGGCCGACAACGCCGATCATGCTCGGGGGGGAGGCTGGCCAGACCATCTCGCAGTTCATCGAGGATGCGCAGCATATCAGCTTGCTGGCCGAGAAGGGCGTTTCCGCGCGCCTTGGCCTGTTGCTTTACGGCCCGCCAGGAACGGGGAAAACCCTGCTGGCGGGACATATCGCGGCGTCGCTGCAACGGCCGCTCTACGTCGCCCGTCTTGATTCCCTGATCTCGTCTCGACTTGGCGAAACCGCCAAAAATGTCCGGGGGATATTCGATTTCGTGCCTGCTCGTAACGCGGTGCTGTTCCTCGACGAAATGGACGCCATTGCAAAGCTTCGCGATGATCGGAACGAGCTGGGCGAGCTAAAGCGTGTCGTGAACACCGTTCTTCAGGGGCTCGATTCCCTGACGGACGACGTGGTGACCGTCGGCGCGACCAACCATCCACACCTCCTCGATCCCGCCATTTGGCGGCGCTTTCCCTACAAGGTGAAGCTGGATCTTCCCGATGAGGACGTGCGCGCCAGCATGTGGGAGCATTTCCTGTTTCAGGAAGATGCCCTTCACAAAGACAATGCGCGCTTGCTGGCGCGGGTTTCAGAAGGGCTGAACGGCGCGGATATCGAGAATATCGCGCTCGCGTCACGGCGGCGGGCGATCCTCAGTGACCGCGAGGTCGATCTGGCGCGTATCCTTCTCGCGGTTAGCGGATCAAAAACCGGCAGCCCACGCCTGCTCGACAGCCGGGACCTGGAAACGGCGGATAAGAAGGTTCTGACCCGCCTGCTCCACGAAAAGGGCGGCATCGGCCAAGCCGAGATTGGCAAGATCGTCGGTGTCAGTCGTCAGATGGTGCACCGCTATCTGAAGGAGGCGATCGATGGTTGATACTCCACGGCGGCCGCTGCTGAACCCCGTTCTGCGCTTCATCAAGGACCCCAAACCGGAAGGGGTGTCCGGCGGCGGAAAGAACGCGAGCAGCATCAAGACGGACCGCCTGCCCGAACAGCGGCGCGTGCTGTCTCGACAGTTCCTTGCCCTGTCCGAAGAGACGGCGCAGCGCCCCCGGTTCGATGGACGCGTTGTGCTCTACGCGGCGATGTTCGACGACTCCCTTGCGCCCAGCTACACGCCCTCGGACCTCTTTAGCCCGACGCGGGATGCGCGGCTCATTGCTCCTTATCGGTCGGGATACCTCGTCGAAGTGGCGGCGAACCAGCTTCCCGCTTTTGCGCGCCTCGTGCAGCGCACGGACCTGGCCAAGGAACAGGTGGACATCTCTCGCATCGAAGCCGTCCGCTTTTTCGAGAACGAGGATACCACCGGAGCCACGTCTCTGGACGAGATTTGGGATGCTGCGCCGGAAACCAAGGGAGGCAGGGCCTTCACAGTCTGGCTCATGCCTCTGCGCGGCCGCGATGCCTCAGAAGAACTGATCGAGCGCTTTGCTGCGCTCCGCGATGGCACGATCACACCGCCGCCGCCTCTTCTGGCGGGCGTCGATCTCGACGCCGAGAGCGATGTTCCGGTCGTGATGCGGCGCAGCCTGCGTGCGGCGGGCGCGAGCGGCGACCGCATTAATCTCGCGATGCGGGCTTATCGCCTGCGCCGTCGGGCGCGCACAACGGTTCTCGTTGCGTCGCGGGCCGCGCTTGGCCAGCTTGTCGCGTCCGGCACCGTATTCCGTATCGAGCCGGTACAGCCGATAAGCTCCACCTCGCCCGGGGAGGGTCGGGAGCCGGACCGCCCTTTACCGGAAAACTTGACGATGCTGCCAATCGTCGGCGTCGTTGATGGCGGCATGACGGCGGGGTCCTACCGTCATGCAGAGGCATGGCGCGCGCCGCCGCTCGTCGCTGATGGCGCGGCCGATACCCAGCATGGAAATTGGGTAACCTCTCTCGTGGTGCAGGGTCATGACTGGAACAACAATCTCACCCTGCCGCCGCTCTACTGCCAGGTCGGCACGGCCCAA
Coding sequences within it:
- a CDS encoding N-6 DNA methylase — encoded protein: MSLIKSRERVNDHGEVFTPPWLVEKMLDIVKGETERIDARFLEPACGSGNFLVPILQRKLAAVQLKFGKSEFERRHYALFGLMCCYGIELLPDNIAECRANMLEVFADYLGVGQQDEAYRAASFVLTLNLVHGDAMTMRDTAGAPISVVEWGYLGKGKFQRRDFRLDVLTGMASFSAEDSLFASLGKHEIFTPTSSYPPMSLGDLAAM
- a CDS encoding Eco57I restriction-modification methylase domain-containing protein produces the protein MNEQAGFTLRGRNPDVLTCIANLSNDEVFTPPEFANRMLDTLAEAWATANDGASIWGNRNVRFLDPFTKSGVFLREITTRLIAGLADEIPELQERVDHILTRQVFGIGITKLTSLLARRSLYCSKYANGEHSVASSFKTEVGNIWFERIEHTWNGGKCSFCGAPRSLFDRDKGLENHAYALIHTNNIKARIGELFGADMQFDVLIGNPPYQMTGGAGGTSDSSIYHLFVEQAMALEPRYISMVIPSRWMAGGRGMDDFRQAFLSGGHLKELVDFPASAEVFPGVEIKAGICYFLWDRAHKGKCNVTTFRGGEAIGPIARKLDEYDIFVRDGRALSILHKVLSHDEVPINSILSRDTAFGLASNFAQFRATERDGDVALFFIQRMKRGVGYVARDTIRKSIPLIDKWKLLVPEAYNGGDAVPHQILGKPVVAPPNSVCTQSFLVFSVDTQQEAESVRSYYSTRLFRFLVSQRKITQHALNSTYSWVPMQTWDTTWTDEMLYEKYGISADEQAYIESQVRAMDVGDGE
- a CDS encoding GIY-YIG nuclease family protein, producing MASKPAIEEILTPKPEARPRIYAYSIASDTHSGLLKVGQTTRDVTQRVSEQLKTAAITNYTIELDENGERDDGGIITDHAVREALKRKGFANPQLEWMRCTVADVKTVLAELRSGQQFTGTHHEDFPPRKEQAEAVDQTYAYFRSRWEQDPKAVPRFLWNAKMRFGKTFTSYQLAKKLGAKRVLVLTFKPAVEDAWQADLENHRDFDGWQYLSRKSGRDPSQIDPEKPVVFFGSFQDLLGRDKAGNIKARHEWVHTTNWDLVVFDEYHFGAWRETAKELFEGEEEAVAKKETSLEYAADLEDVNEDLGVLSESEAEFLPITTRAYLYLSGTPFKALATGEFIEEQIFNWTYTDEQKAKAAFAAKNPGKRNPYGALPQMRLLTYQMPDELLAIASAGEFDEFDLNAFFSATGTGDAAEFKFKNDVQKWLDIIRGGYAPQTVKSLKAGTRPPFPYSDVRLLPYLQHSFWFLPNVAACHAMANLLKERQNTFWHDYNVIVSAGATAGIGLDALPPVREAIGSGFDTKTITLSCGKLTTGVTVAQWSSILMLRNLKSPETYFQAAFRVQSPWSIKNPNGDDPNEEEVLKPVCFVFDFAPTRALRQLSEYGIGLSPGEANPENAVRELVSFLPVLAYDGANMTQIDAGGILDIAMAGTSATLLARKWESALLVNVDNDTLRRVLDNPEAMAAVERIEGWRSLGDNIIETIINKSETVKDLKAKAKEKGGELSAKEKKELTDEEKEYKSKRKLVQEKLIKFATRIPAFMYLTDFRENTLQDVITKLEPELFQSVTGLTVADFHLLVRLKVFNTERMNEAVFAFRRYEDASLRYTGIESHEGLTHYGLYDTVVAKDEAA
- a CDS encoding AAA family ATPase, which produces MEVDKSLVSALIEAAMSANYTGVRRIGGQIAKSLAEQDDLEGAKALQSLLRKRGVPLQASGYAEALPRDAGSRLPLIEEGQWPTTPIMLGGEAGQTISQFIEDAQHISLLAEKGVSARLGLLLYGPPGTGKTLLAGHIAASLQRPLYVARLDSLISSRLGETAKNVRGIFDFVPARNAVLFLDEMDAIAKLRDDRNELGELKRVVNTVLQGLDSLTDDVVTVGATNHPHLLDPAIWRRFPYKVKLDLPDEDVRASMWEHFLFQEDALHKDNARLLARVSEGLNGADIENIALASRRRAILSDREVDLARILLAVSGSKTGSPRLLDSRDLETADKKVLTRLLHEKGGIGQAEIGKIVGVSRQMVHRYLKEAIDG
- a CDS encoding S8 family serine peptidase; its protein translation is MVDTPRRPLLNPVLRFIKDPKPEGVSGGGKNASSIKTDRLPEQRRVLSRQFLALSEETAQRPRFDGRVVLYAAMFDDSLAPSYTPSDLFSPTRDARLIAPYRSGYLVEVAANQLPAFARLVQRTDLAKEQVDISRIEAVRFFENEDTTGATSLDEIWDAAPETKGGRAFTVWLMPLRGRDASEELIERFAALRDGTITPPPPLLAGVDLDAESDVPVVMRRSLRAAGASGDRINLAMRAYRLRRRARTTVLVASRAALGQLVASGTVFRIEPVQPISSTSPGEGREPDRPLPENLTMLPIVGVVDGGMTAGSYRHAEAWRAPPLVADGAADTQHGNWVTSLVVQGHDWNNNLTLPPLYCQVGTAQALAKQASGVFVDPQDFIAYVDGVMAANPDTRVWNFSLNQAYACDLEAVSALGHDIALLARKHRVLPIISVGNKPGSRLQPPADCEAAITVGGRSHDGNGDPAGECPVSLCGPGPSSMLKPDLSHFSHVRVLGGHLIRGSSFATSLTSPLAAHTMERVRDASPDLVKALLLHNSDGMNFDPAMGFGTPSAASLPWECRPGFVTLQWRATLRPGAAY